In Pseudobacter ginsenosidimutans, the following are encoded in one genomic region:
- a CDS encoding family 43 glycosylhydrolase, giving the protein MRKSFIVKRKIVLFAAAGIVALGVSTLFLFGFTKDKPKGNPIIRHMYTADPSAHVWADGRLYVYASHDIAPPRGCDLMDQYHVFSTDDMVHWKDHGEILRASQVPWGRKEGGFMWAPDCAYKNGTYYFYFPHPSGTEWNTTWKIGVATSKKPASDFKVQGFIEGIDPMIDPCVFIDDDGQAYFYHGGGGTCKGGKLKDNMVEIDGEMKKMEGLEDFHEATWIHKRNGVYYLSYSDNHDVDGKHNRMRYATSNSPLGPWKHQGIYMEPTDSYTNHGSIVEFKGQWYSFYHNSVLSNHDWLRSVCVDKLYFNEDGSIKMVEQTSGVKPKP; this is encoded by the coding sequence ATGCGAAAATCATTTATTGTGAAGCGTAAGATCGTACTGTTTGCCGCAGCCGGAATAGTTGCACTGGGTGTAAGTACATTATTCCTGTTTGGCTTTACCAAAGACAAACCAAAAGGTAACCCCATAATCCGTCATATGTATACAGCAGATCCATCCGCCCATGTGTGGGCAGATGGCAGGCTCTACGTGTATGCCTCCCATGATATCGCACCGCCACGCGGCTGTGATCTGATGGATCAGTATCATGTATTCTCAACAGATGATATGGTGCACTGGAAAGATCATGGCGAGATCCTGCGCGCCAGCCAGGTGCCCTGGGGACGCAAAGAAGGTGGCTTCATGTGGGCGCCGGACTGCGCATACAAGAACGGTACTTACTATTTCTATTTCCCGCATCCAAGCGGCACCGAATGGAATACCACCTGGAAGATCGGCGTAGCTACCAGTAAGAAACCTGCCAGCGATTTCAAAGTGCAGGGCTTTATTGAAGGCATCGACCCCATGATCGACCCCTGTGTATTCATCGATGATGACGGACAGGCTTATTTCTATCATGGCGGCGGCGGCACCTGCAAGGGCGGCAAGCTGAAAGACAATATGGTGGAGATAGATGGAGAAATGAAAAAAATGGAAGGACTCGAAGACTTCCATGAAGCCACCTGGATACACAAACGCAATGGCGTTTATTATCTCTCTTATTCAGATAATCACGATGTGGATGGGAAGCACAATCGCATGAGATATGCTACCAGCAACAGTCCCCTCGGTCCCTGGAAACACCAGGGCATCTACATGGAACCCACCGATAGCTACACCAATCACGGCTCCATCGTGGAATTCAAAGGACAATGGTATTCTTTCTACCACAACAGTGTATTGAGTAATCACGACTGGCTGCGTTCCGTTTGTGTAGACAAGCTCTACTTCAATGAAGACGGTTCCATCAAAATGGTGGAGCAGACCAGTGGTGTAAAACCTAAACCATGA